GGTGTCATACAGTTTTTTGTTCGTATCCACATTGCGCTGGAGGATGCCGTATTTGAGTTCTTTTTTGCTTGTATCCAGAGCATCGTTTTCAAAATCGGTTATGGTTTTTTGAAAAACGTTTTCCCGGTTGTAAAGGACCGTGCGTTCAGCCCTCAGGTTTTCCATGACCTTTTCCAGTTCTTCGTCGAGCTTTTTTTGGGTCTGGTTTAGCTTGCTTTCGGCCTGGGTTATTTTAGGGTGTTGATCTTTAAAGATTTTGCCAAGACGGGTGAGTTCCATCTCTGCTTCAAGAAGTTGGGCATAGAGACTTTCAATAAGGTCATTTTTAGCCAGGGAGCGAACATGAATAATACTTCCCTTTGACTGCAGGCTGCGCTCCAGCTCTGCCAGTTTGGCATCCAGCTCCAGGCGTTTGTTTCTGGTCTGAAGGTAGGCATCGTTGAATTCTTCGATCTTCTGGTCAATGACTTTCTGCCTGCCGGCAATGGAAAACAGTTTTTCGCTCTGTTTGTAAGCCAGAAACTCCTCTTCGGCATCCTCCAGTTTCTTTTTCATTTCATACAATTGAGCCGACATCCAGCTTAATGTATTGCGGGAGGATTTGACGCGGTTGTCGATATCGAACTCAATATAAACTTTGGCCAGGTTATTGGCGATGTCTCTGGCCAGGGCAGGGTCATGATCTTCCACTTTCAAATTCAGGATGCGGGTGTCCCTGACCTGCTCGATATCGATCTTTTCTTGCAACTTTTCGATCAGTCCGGAGAGCTCTTCCTCAAGAGTGGGTGTTAGGTCTTTGCCAAACAACAGATAGAGATTTTTTTTGAGCCCGCGGAGAAATTCGATCAAGAAGTTTGCCCCCAGCAATTTTTCCCTGTCCGGGTTCGGCTGATCCAGTTTGAGATTCCTGATGACCTTTTCCAGGACCGCACGTGAAGTGATCAGTTTAAAATGGGTGTTGAATGTCAAGGATTCGGAAACATAACTCTCGTAGTCCAAGCGCTCACCGGTCAGGGGCGATGTGTTTTGTTGTTTATCGATCACCATTACGGCGGCGGCCTGATAAACGGATTTTGTGAGGAAACTAAAGAGCAGGGTGAGGGTGACGACGATCACAAAAGAGGCCAATATGAGAAATTTGTGTTTGGTAAGGACAAGGTAATATTCGCTGAGATGGATGGATTGTTCAGAATTCATGTTCGTTATTAGTTACTGGTAATTAGTTATTGGTTATTGGTTGCTGGTAATTAACAACTGGCAAATGACCACTGGCAAATGACCATTGACCAATGACGACTGACCAGTATTTACAGCCATGTTTCGGGGATTTGGACCAGATCGCCCGGCTGCAACTCAACGTCCGGAATTTCCCCTTTTTTAACGGCATTCAGATTGATCTTGATAACCGTTTGGTCTCCGTTTTCTTTACGTATGATTCGGGCGCGATTGGGGGCCGCAAATTTGTCGAAGCCGCCGGCCATAATACAGGCATTCAGGGCTGTCAGGCCGGGCTGGTATTCGTATATTCCAGGGTTTTTTACCTCTCCTTCAACATATATCTTTGATTGACTTAAATCCAGCGCCTTTCCGAGCGGAATGTAGACCACGTCTCCGGGCTGGAGCATCAGGTTGTGACTCATGTCGCCCTTGTCCAGCAGGTTTTTCAGGTCGACTTTTAAGGGTTCTTTAAGGGCGAGAAGATTTTGAATATTTTCTCCTTTGGCCATCTGTTCGGTGGATTCCCGCAGGATATAGGCGATGTTGCCGCGTTCCGGCAAGGCACCGCCGGCCTTGGCAATCAGCGCCATGAGGGTCGCTTCGGAAGTCATTTCATATAATCCCGGATCCTTGACAGCCCCCGAGATATAATATTGAAGGCTGTGGTACTCTTTTACATGCAGATGGATCTCCGGGTTGACAAAAAAATCCCGGGACAGCGGCTTTAAGATCAGTTCTTCAAGCTGGGGGGTTGACAGCCCCTCGGCCTTGACCGGACCGATAAAGGGAACATTGATCATGCCTGTGGATGATACGGTCAGATCGGCCTCATGCTGCTTTTCGCCCCCGGCATAAATCACCAGGGTCAGCACATCCCGGGCCCCGATTTGATAGGCCTTGATCTGGGCGCGGGATTGCTGCGGGGATATCAGCAGCAATAAGTACAACAAAAGGGGTAGATAAAATTTCGGCTTACTTTTCATAATAACGATAGCAATCACGAAAACAGGAAAGCACGAAATTTTATTTATTTTCTTTTTCGTGTTTTCGCAATTTCGTGCTTTCGTGATAAGAAATCTATTTCTTTTCCCGGGTTAAACCGGATTATAAATGATAAGGCGCAGAACAGAATGTGCAAGGCTATATCTGCTCTGCGCCTAGATCTATACAAATTTCGTAAGGCTATTTTTTCCCCAGTTCGTACCCGAAATCGAGTTTGACCATAACGTAGGTGTTATCGTAATCATCGCCGGCCAAATTGGAGTCACGATTCTCGTAACCGGCGGTGATGGAGAATGTCAGCCGATCGGTAATAAAGTAGCCGATCTTGCCGGCAATTTCATATCTGTCGTCAGCTCGCACTTCGGTGGTTCCCTCCGGGGTGGTCCCTGTCTGTGTTTCGTAATCGCTTTTTTGATAGGTTGCGGTGAGATCAAGCAGGAGCTTTTCAAAAAAGATATGGCCTGCG
The Candidatus Desulfatibia profunda genome window above contains:
- a CDS encoding GumC family protein, which codes for MNSEQSIHLSEYYLVLTKHKFLILASFVIVVTLTLLFSFLTKSVYQAAAVMVIDKQQNTSPLTGERLDYESYVSESLTFNTHFKLITSRAVLEKVIRNLKLDQPNPDREKLLGANFLIEFLRGLKKNLYLLFGKDLTPTLEEELSGLIEKLQEKIDIEQVRDTRILNLKVEDHDPALARDIANNLAKVYIEFDIDNRVKSSRNTLSWMSAQLYEMKKKLEDAEEEFLAYKQSEKLFSIAGRQKVIDQKIEEFNDAYLQTRNKRLELDAKLAELERSLQSKGSIIHVRSLAKNDLIESLYAQLLEAEMELTRLGKIFKDQHPKITQAESKLNQTQKKLDEELEKVMENLRAERTVLYNRENVFQKTITDFENDALDTSKKELKYGILQRNVDTNKKLYDTLLSKIEESHIVDTLDTSNIRIVQEAPLPLAPVKPKKRLNFILSIIFGLMTGVSLAFFLEYLDQTLRTEDDVQRYLGLPVLSVIPVADEKKAAPETK
- a CDS encoding SLBB domain-containing protein; translation: MKSKPKFYLPLLLYLLLLISPQQSRAQIKAYQIGARDVLTLVIYAGGEKQHEADLTVSSTGMINVPFIGPVKAEGLSTPQLEELILKPLSRDFFVNPEIHLHVKEYHSLQYYISGAVKDPGLYEMTSEATLMALIAKAGGALPERGNIAYILRESTEQMAKGENIQNLLALKEPLKVDLKNLLDKGDMSHNLMLQPGDVVYIPLGKALDLSQSKIYVEGEVKNPGIYEYQPGLTALNACIMAGGFDKFAAPNRARIIRKENGDQTVIKINLNAVKKGEIPDVELQPGDLVQIPETWL